The following is a genomic window from Lysinibacillus sp. JNUCC-52.
GATACTAGAAATTTTCCCGCCTTTTGCATACGATTTTGTTACGAAAATACCTAATCGTGCATTACGAGCAAAATCACCAGAGCCTCCAATACCATTCATCATCTTTGTACCAGAAACATGAGTCGAATTCACATTACCGTAAATATCCAATTCAAGCGCTGTATTTACAGATATTAAGCCGAGTCGACGAATAATTTCTGGGTGATTAGAAATTTCCTGTGGTCGTAATACTAATTTATCTGCATATTTTTCAAAATTCCCGTAAACCTGGTTTCCTACTTTCTCAGATAGGGTAATAGAAGTAGCAGATGCAAAGCTTACTTTTCCAGCATCCATTAATTCAAATACTGCATCCTGTAGCACTTCCGAATAAACTTCTAAATTTTCAAACTCGGAATCTTTGAAACCTAACAAGACAGCATTCGCCACCGAACCTACACCTGATTGTAGTGGACGTAAACTTGTCGTTAAACGACCTACTTTTATTTCTTCTCTTAAGAAATTCAATAGATGATTTGCCATAATATCTGTTTCTTCATCAGCAGGAACAATCATTGATGGCGCATCTAAAATATCTGAAATAACAATACCTTTAACTTTATCTAAATTTAGTGGAATCCCTATTGTACCAAGACGATCTGACACATTTAGCATTGGAATTGGATCACGTTTACCTTGTGGTCCTGGAACAAAAATATCATGCACACCTTCTAATGCATCCAGCTGTGCTATGTTTAGCTCGATGATAATTTGATCTGCTTCTTGTACGAAAATCGGAGAGTTACCAACTGAAGTTGTAGGAATTAATAAGCCATCTTCTGTAATAGCAGCAGCTTCAATAATAGCAAAGTCTATCGGACCAATGATGCCCTGACGTACTAATTCAGCATTGTGTGATAGGTGGGCATCAACATACGTAACTTCTCCACTATTAATCATGTTTCGAATGCCTGCGTCTCCTTGGAAAGGTCCACGCTTGCGAATAACACCCGCTTCTGCTAAGTATTGGTCAACTTCTGGTCCAAGTGATGCACCTGTATATACATCCACCTTGAAACTTTCTGTTTTTGCTTTCTCAACAAGTGCAAGCGGTACCACTTTTACGTCACCTGCACGTGTAAATCCGCTCATGCCAAGTACCATGCCGTCCTTAATCCAAGATGCTGCTTCTTCTGCTGTTACAACTTTGTTTCGTAATTGTTCATTACGAAGCTTTTTTGCTAACTTTTCATCCATTCCTTATTCCTCCATCCCACATATATTTACTTCAACTCGATTATTTTCCTTCACATTGGTACACCCAACCAATGTAAAAAAACAGGAGATAAATAACCTGTCGTCATACATAATTTTACACTATTCAGAACATTTAAGCTATATCTAACAAAATATTTTACTTAACGAGCGTATTTATAATTTGCCTTAATTATTTGAAAATAGTTTAATTTTAATAGTTACTCCATATGGGATTTGATTCGATTTTAGTCAAAAATCATGATATGCTCTTGGTATATATAATTGGGAAAAGGGGACTTTTTAGATGGTTAAAGAATTATTACGTAACCACTCTTCGGTTCGTATTTATGATGGAAATCCTATATCTAAGGAAATCGTTGAAGATTTAATTGCTACTGCCCAGATGGCAGCAACTTCTCACTTTGTACAAGCATATAGCGTAATTTGGGTTACAGACGAGGAGAAAAAAGAAAAACTAGGTTTACTTTCAGGAAATCCACGTCAATACGAAACCGCTGGTGGTGCTTTTGTATTTTGTGTAGACTTTAAACGACTACAAATGGCTGGCAAATTAGAGGGCGTTGATATCGTTGCAGATTCGGCTGAAAACGTTCTAGTAGGTGTCGCAGATGTCGCATTATTTGCGCAAAATTTTGTTATTGCAGCTGAATCTATGGGATATGGTATTTGTTATATAGGCGGTGTACGTAATAAGCCAGAAGAAATAAGTGAATTATTTAATCTACCTGATTATGTCTTCCCATTGTTCGGTTTAACAATTGGCGTTCCAGCTCGACGCAATGAGGTGAAGCCTCGTTTACCAGTTGCTGCTATACTCCATGAAAATGGATATGATACAGCAAAATATGAGGAACTGTTACCTGCTTACAATGAAACTATGGAAGCATATTACAATAGTCGCTCCTCAAATCGTAAAATTGACAATTGGACAAAGCAAATGGCTGATTTTTTAGTAGAACAGCGTCGTCCACACATCAATAGCTTCCTAGCACAAAAAGGATTTAATTGGAAATAACATTACTAAAGTGGGGTTACTATCGTATGATAATAACTCCACTTTTTTCATATTTTTGCCCTTTTTTTATTGCCAATCTAGTATATTTGTCTTGATGGGTATGTTAATTTTAGGTATAAATTAAACGAAAAGACTCTTCCCTTTTCCAACATTTCCATTAATACTATTAGAAGGACCCTATCTCGAAAGGAGTTATGTAAAATGTCCTTTGTTAATAAGCATCTTGCTCGTACCCTAGAACAACAACATAAGAGGAGCGTAAGAGGTTTATTTTTAAAGATTCAAGACTTAAATAATGAGTGCTTACTTTTAAGAAAGCGACTTGAACAACATATCGATCTCACTCACTACAATGA
Proteins encoded in this region:
- a CDS encoding succinate CoA transferase, giving the protein MDEKLAKKLRNEQLRNKVVTAEEAASWIKDGMVLGMSGFTRAGDVKVVPLALVEKAKTESFKVDVYTGASLGPEVDQYLAEAGVIRKRGPFQGDAGIRNMINSGEVTYVDAHLSHNAELVRQGIIGPIDFAIIEAAAITEDGLLIPTTSVGNSPIFVQEADQIIIELNIAQLDALEGVHDIFVPGPQGKRDPIPMLNVSDRLGTIGIPLNLDKVKGIVISDILDAPSMIVPADEETDIMANHLLNFLREEIKVGRLTTSLRPLQSGVGSVANAVLLGFKDSEFENLEVYSEVLQDAVFELMDAGKVSFASATSITLSEKVGNQVYGNFEKYADKLVLRPQEISNHPEIIRRLGLISVNTALELDIYGNVNSTHVSGTKMMNGIGGSGDFARNARLGIFVTKSYAKGGKISSIVPMVSHVDHTEHDVDIIVTEQGVADLRGLAPKERVGLIIENCAHPDYKEQLWAYFNDANEATGGHHTPHDLEKALSWHVNLAKNGTMLDPSFAK
- the chrR gene encoding class II chromate reductase ChrR (The defining protein previously, in error, was in a different rule for naming class I chromate reductases.), which translates into the protein MVKELLRNHSSVRIYDGNPISKEIVEDLIATAQMAATSHFVQAYSVIWVTDEEKKEKLGLLSGNPRQYETAGGAFVFCVDFKRLQMAGKLEGVDIVADSAENVLVGVADVALFAQNFVIAAESMGYGICYIGGVRNKPEEISELFNLPDYVFPLFGLTIGVPARRNEVKPRLPVAAILHENGYDTAKYEELLPAYNETMEAYYNSRSSNRKIDNWTKQMADFLVEQRRPHINSFLAQKGFNWK